In one Balaenoptera musculus isolate JJ_BM4_2016_0621 chromosome 2, mBalMus1.pri.v3, whole genome shotgun sequence genomic region, the following are encoded:
- the JMJD7 gene encoding bifunctional peptidase and (3S)-lysyl hydroxylase JMJD7 isoform X1 has product MADAALDAVRRELREFPAAARELSVPLAVPYLDKPPGPLHFYRDWVCPNRPCIIRNALQHWPALQKWSLPYLRATAGSAEVSVAVTPDGYADAVRGDRFVMPAERRLPLSCVLDVLEGRAQHPGVLYVQKQCSNLLTELPQLLPDLEPHVPWASEALGKMPDAVNFWLGEAAAVTSLHKDHYENLYCVVSGEKHFLLHPPSDRPFIPYELYTPATYQLTKEGSFKMVDEEAMEKVPWIPLDPLAPDLAQYPSYSQAQALHCTVQTGEMLYLPALWFHHVQQSHGCMAVNFWYDMEYDLKYSYFQLLDSLTKASGLN; this is encoded by the exons ATGGCGGACGCGGCTTTGGACGCCGTGCGAAGAGAGTTACGGGAGTTCCCGGCTGCGGCAAGGG AGCTCAGCGTGCCTCTTGCTGTGCCCTACCTGGACAAGCCCCCCGGTCCACTCCACTTCTACCGCGACTGGGTCTGCCCCAACAGGCCCTGCATCATCCGAAATGCCCTGCAGCACTGGCCGGCCCTCCAGAAGTGGTCCCTCCCCTACCTCAG AGCCACAGCGGGCTCCGCGGAGGTGAGTGTGGCGGTGACCCCAGATGGTTACGCGGATGCCGTGCGAGGGGACCGCTTTGTGATGCCTGCCGAGCGCCGCCTGCCCCTGAGCTGTGTGCTGGACGTGCTGGAGGGCCGAGCCCAACACCCCGGGGTCCTCTACGTGCAGAAGCAGTGCTCCAACCTGCTCACCGAGCTGCCCCAGCTGTTGCCTGATCTGGAGCCCCACGTGCCCTGGGCCTCTGAGGCGCTGG GAAAGATGCCTGATGCTGTGAACTTCTGGCTGGGAGAGGCAGCTGCAGTGACGTCGT TGCATAAGGACCACTATGAGAACCTCTACTGTGTGGTCTCGGGAGAGAAACACTTCCTGCTGCATCCACCCAGCGACCGGCCCTTCATCCCCTATG AGCTGTACACACCGGCAACCTACCAGCTAACCAAAGAGGGCTCATTCAAGATGGTGGATGAAGAGGCCATGGAGAAG GTGCCTTGGATCCCACTGGACCCCTTGGCTCCAGATCTGGCCCAGTACCCCAGTTACAGTCAGGCCCAGGCCCTTCACTGCACAGTGCAGACTGGCGAGATGCTCTACCTGCCCGCCCTGTGGTTCCACCACGTCCAGCAGTCCCATGGCTGCATGGCCG TGAATTTCTGGTACGACATGGAGTATGACCTCAAGTACAGTTACTTCCAGCTGCTCGACTCCCTCACTAAGGCCTCAGGCCTCAACTGA
- the JMJD7 gene encoding bifunctional peptidase and (3S)-lysyl hydroxylase JMJD7 isoform X3: protein MPCSTGRPSRSGPSPTSAGSAEVSVAVTPDGYADAVRGDRFVMPAERRLPLSCVLDVLEGRAQHPGVLYVQKQCSNLLTELPQLLPDLEPHVPWASEALGKMPDAVNFWLGEAAAVTSLHKDHYENLYCVVSGEKHFLLHPPSDRPFIPYELYTPATYQLTKEGSFKMVDEEAMEKVPWIPLDPLAPDLAQYPSYSQAQALHCTVQTGEMLYLPALWFHHVQQSHGCMAVNFWYDMEYDLKYSYFQLLDSLTKASGLN, encoded by the exons ATGCCCTGCAGCACTGGCCGGCCCTCCAGAAGTGGTCCCTCCCCTACCTCAG CGGGCTCCGCGGAGGTGAGTGTGGCGGTGACCCCAGATGGTTACGCGGATGCCGTGCGAGGGGACCGCTTTGTGATGCCTGCCGAGCGCCGCCTGCCCCTGAGCTGTGTGCTGGACGTGCTGGAGGGCCGAGCCCAACACCCCGGGGTCCTCTACGTGCAGAAGCAGTGCTCCAACCTGCTCACCGAGCTGCCCCAGCTGTTGCCTGATCTGGAGCCCCACGTGCCCTGGGCCTCTGAGGCGCTGG GAAAGATGCCTGATGCTGTGAACTTCTGGCTGGGAGAGGCAGCTGCAGTGACGTCGT TGCATAAGGACCACTATGAGAACCTCTACTGTGTGGTCTCGGGAGAGAAACACTTCCTGCTGCATCCACCCAGCGACCGGCCCTTCATCCCCTATG AGCTGTACACACCGGCAACCTACCAGCTAACCAAAGAGGGCTCATTCAAGATGGTGGATGAAGAGGCCATGGAGAAG GTGCCTTGGATCCCACTGGACCCCTTGGCTCCAGATCTGGCCCAGTACCCCAGTTACAGTCAGGCCCAGGCCCTTCACTGCACAGTGCAGACTGGCGAGATGCTCTACCTGCCCGCCCTGTGGTTCCACCACGTCCAGCAGTCCCATGGCTGCATGGCCG TGAATTTCTGGTACGACATGGAGTATGACCTCAAGTACAGTTACTTCCAGCTGCTCGACTCCCTCACTAAGGCCTCAGGCCTCAACTGA
- the JMJD7 gene encoding bifunctional peptidase and (3S)-lysyl hydroxylase JMJD7 isoform X2 yields MVMLFELSVPLAVPYLDKPPGPLHFYRDWVCPNRPCIIRNALQHWPALQKWSLPYLRATAGSAEVSVAVTPDGYADAVRGDRFVMPAERRLPLSCVLDVLEGRAQHPGVLYVQKQCSNLLTELPQLLPDLEPHVPWASEALGKMPDAVNFWLGEAAAVTSLHKDHYENLYCVVSGEKHFLLHPPSDRPFIPYELYTPATYQLTKEGSFKMVDEEAMEKVPWIPLDPLAPDLAQYPSYSQAQALHCTVQTGEMLYLPALWFHHVQQSHGCMAVNFWYDMEYDLKYSYFQLLDSLTKASGLN; encoded by the exons ATGGTGATGCTGTTCG AGCTCAGCGTGCCTCTTGCTGTGCCCTACCTGGACAAGCCCCCCGGTCCACTCCACTTCTACCGCGACTGGGTCTGCCCCAACAGGCCCTGCATCATCCGAAATGCCCTGCAGCACTGGCCGGCCCTCCAGAAGTGGTCCCTCCCCTACCTCAG AGCCACAGCGGGCTCCGCGGAGGTGAGTGTGGCGGTGACCCCAGATGGTTACGCGGATGCCGTGCGAGGGGACCGCTTTGTGATGCCTGCCGAGCGCCGCCTGCCCCTGAGCTGTGTGCTGGACGTGCTGGAGGGCCGAGCCCAACACCCCGGGGTCCTCTACGTGCAGAAGCAGTGCTCCAACCTGCTCACCGAGCTGCCCCAGCTGTTGCCTGATCTGGAGCCCCACGTGCCCTGGGCCTCTGAGGCGCTGG GAAAGATGCCTGATGCTGTGAACTTCTGGCTGGGAGAGGCAGCTGCAGTGACGTCGT TGCATAAGGACCACTATGAGAACCTCTACTGTGTGGTCTCGGGAGAGAAACACTTCCTGCTGCATCCACCCAGCGACCGGCCCTTCATCCCCTATG AGCTGTACACACCGGCAACCTACCAGCTAACCAAAGAGGGCTCATTCAAGATGGTGGATGAAGAGGCCATGGAGAAG GTGCCTTGGATCCCACTGGACCCCTTGGCTCCAGATCTGGCCCAGTACCCCAGTTACAGTCAGGCCCAGGCCCTTCACTGCACAGTGCAGACTGGCGAGATGCTCTACCTGCCCGCCCTGTGGTTCCACCACGTCCAGCAGTCCCATGGCTGCATGGCCG TGAATTTCTGGTACGACATGGAGTATGACCTCAAGTACAGTTACTTCCAGCTGCTCGACTCCCTCACTAAGGCCTCAGGCCTCAACTGA